The Flavivirga eckloniae genomic interval AAATAACATCTTCATTAGGGTATTTTTGTTTCATCGATAAAGAATCTTTTCCTGTTGGCACATTGATACCCAAATCGATAGCAAATTCTGAAATGGCTTGTACTGCTTCATATAAACGAGCATCTTCACCTTCATTTTTACATGGCCACATCCAGTTAGCTGATAATGAAACGGATTGTAATCCGTCTTTTAAAGGCGCCCAAATAATATTGGTTAAGGATTCGGTAATGGAATTTCTACTTCCTGCAACCGGATTAATTAAGCCAGAAACAGGGGAGTGCCCAATAGATGTTGCAATACCTTCTTTTCCTTTATAATCTAAAGCCATGACACCAACATTGTTTAAAGGCAACTGCAATGGTCCTGCACATTGTTGCTTGGCAACTTTTCCACCAACACAACGGTCTACTTTATTTGTTAACCAGTCTTTACAGGCAACAGCCTCTAATTGTAAAACCTGATCTAAATACTCATAAAAATTATCGGAATTATAACTTACATCACTGTATTTTCTGTTAACAGTTTTATCAGTCATGATTGTTTTTGGAGAACTTCCAAACATATCTTCCATGGCTAAATCCATAGGCTTGTTGCCTTTGGTTTTAGATTGAAATGTAAATCTATCATCACCAGTTACATCACCAACGGTATACATTGGAGAACGTTCTCTATCTGCAATTTTATGAAGCGTTTCTATATGTTGTTCTCCAATAACTAATCCCATACGTTCCTGAGATTCGTTACCAATAATTTCTTTATCCGAAAGGGTAGGGTCTCCAACAGGTAAGGCATCCAAATCTATTTTACCTCCAGTATCCTCAACAAGTTCAGATAGGCAATTTAAATGACCACCGGCACCATGATCGTGAATGGAAACAATAAAGTTTTCTTCACTTTCCACCATACCACGAACGGCATTGGCTGCTCGCTTTTGCATTTCTGGATTAGAACGTTGTACAGCATTTAATTCGATACCCGAAGCAAATTCACCAGTATCGGCACTGGAAACAGCAGCACCACCCATACCAATTCGGTAGTTTTCACCACCAAGAATAACTATTTTATCACCAGTTTTAGGTGTGTCTTTTAAAGCTTGTTCTGTTTTTCCATACCCGATACCCCCAGCTTGCATGATTACTTTGTCGAAACCGAGTTTTCTAGGGGTATTATCTTGGTCACTTCGATTACGCTCAGTGTCCGTATTTTCAGAATCATGTTGGCTGAGCGTAGCCGAAGCCAAATCATTAGATTCATCATGCTCAAAGGTTAAAACGGAACCACAAATAAGTGGTTGTCCAAATTTGTTTCCAAAATCAGATGCTCCGTTAGAAGCTTTTATTAAAATATCCATAGGCGTTTGGTATAACCAATCGCGTTCTTCAACAGCTTTTTCCCATGGTCTGTTTTCTTCTAACCGCGAATACGAGGTCATATAAACCGCAGTTCCCGCTAAAGGAATAGATCCTTTTCCACCAGCTAATCTATCACGAATCTCACCTCCAGAACCCGTAGCAGCACCATTGAAAGGCTCTACTGTGGTAGGGAAGTTATGAGTTTCCGCTTTAAGCGAAATCACAGAATCGAAATCTTCGGTAGTATAATAATCTGGAACATCGGCACGTTTAGGTGCGAATTGTTCTACTTTTGGTCCTTTTATAAAAGCGACATTGTCTTTGTAGGCAGAAACTATATCGTTTGGATGTTGTTTTGATGTTTCTTTAATTAACTTGAAAAGTGATGTTGACTTTTCCTCACCATCAATTATAAAAGTTCCATTGAAAATTTTATGGCGACAGTGTTCTGAATTTACTTGAGAGAAACCAAATACCTCAGAGTCTGTAAGAGGACGTCCAATTTTTTTTGAAACGTCTTCTAAATATGCCACTTCTTCATCACTTAGAGATAACCCTTCCTGTTTGTTGTAAGCAGCAATATCTTCAATATCAAGAATTGGTTCCGGTTGAATATCTATGGTGAAAGCATTTTGATCTAATCCATTAAATTTCTCCGAAATCATAGGATCATAATCTTTAAAATCTTCTGTAACTGTTTCAAATTCCTCGATTCTAATGATGTTGGAAATTCCCATATTTTGAGTGATTTCTACAGCATTTGTACTCCATGGTGTTATCATAGCGGCTCGCGGACCAACAAAAAAAGCATCAAGAGATGCTTGTTCTATTTTTGGCTGGTTGCCAAATAACCACACTAATTTTGAAGTGGTTTCGGTTGATAATTCTTTTGTTGTTTGAACGGCAAATACTTTACCGGTTACGTTTCCAAAGAAATGAATCATTATGTCTTGATTTGTGTGTATTTAAAGAAAGTGCAAATTTACTTCTTTTTAGTTGAATTTCTTGTAAAAATGTGAAAGGGAAAACGAGAGTTATTCACGAGGTTTTAAACATAGGAAATTACCTTATTTTATTTTGAAATAGCCTTTTTAGTAATTACTCGATTGTCCTTATCTCTAATTATCAAATAAAACATTCCTTTTTGATTTATAGTTAAATTTAATTTATGTACTATTTTTTCTGTTTTGATCAACTTGCCTAGTACATTATAAACAGATACGGTAGCTGTACCATTATATTCAACATAGAGTGCTTTATTGAATGGATTTGGATATATTTTAACTCCATCGGATGCATCGGAATCTACTATATCTATGCCTAAAGTAGTTTTAAACAACGTAATGGTTTTAGAAACATCATTGTTGTTTACGACAATAGTTCCCGAAGCACCTTCAAAGCCTTGTGTTGAAGCTGTGTAATTATAATGTCCAGTGGAGATATTATTAATATTGATCTTGCCGTTGGCATCTGTAATATAGTCTATGCCCTCAATGGTAACTGTTGAATTACTCAATGCTTTGATGCCATCTGTGACATAGATACTTAGGTTATATTCCGTTGGTTTTAAGGCTAAAGTAATATCGTTATTTTCTGAATTTTCGTATAGGTTTACCAAATTAATAGCTTGATTAGTACTAGTGTAACCCATTTTATAAGCAGTAATGTTACCAGACCAGCCACCAGTTATGGTTGTATTGTATTCTCCATTGGCATTTGTAATTACTTGAGTTGGTAATCCTGAAATGATAACTCCAGCCAGTGGATCTCCGTGACTGTCTAATACACGACCACTTACCTTATAATCTTTCGACTTCGCTAGACGAATACCCGAAGTTTCCATGTATTGTTCGTATGCCAATCGGAATCTCTTTTTTATTCTAAAATGAGCTTCGTATACAAGTTTATAATATTCACCGCGCGTAACACGCCCAAAATAACTTGGGATAGTACAGATTGGATTATTGCTGGGACTATTTTTGTAGTAATTCACATTGTATATATCTTCACATATTTCTGCAACATTGCCCGACATATCATAGATTTCAAGTTCATTAGCAGAAAGCGAGCCAACAGGTGCTGTAGAAATAGCTCCTCTTACAGCTACATCGTCTAAATTATTGCTTCCGCTATAAGTATAACCATTGCTATGGTTGCCACCTAAAGCAGCAAATTCCCATTCAGCTTCTGATGGTAAACGATAATTGCCACCCCATTCAGCAAAATACTTTACTCCTGTATAGTACATCCAGCGTACTGGATGATTGGCATAATTTGGATCAAGTTCAAAAGACGTTCCGTTCCAAATGATTGGGGCATCGAAATTGGGTTCGTATGGGATGTTTTTTCTCTCGTTCAAATCCCTAGTCTGATCGAATACCTGACAAAGTGGTATTCCTTTAAGCGATGCTCGCTTATATTTAAAACTAAGTCTACGGTGGGTATTATTTTCTGAAAATTCAACAACTACATCATCTATTATCGAATTTAAAAAACTGACGTATTGCGTATTAGTAATCTCGTATTTGCTAATTTGATAGTCTCGAAGCGAAATTAAGTGAGCAGGGTTTTCATCAGTAACATCACTATAAAGAATAGATCCATCAATATTTTGACCTAAAGCTATTTGAGTGTGATCAGATTGCCCCATCATGAAACTACCCGATTCTACTTCAATCATGTCAATAGAAATATTAGGAGCGTTTTCCCAACAAGAGAATTGGTAAATAGCAGAAGTGTCCGTATTGCCATAACTGTCTTTAGCAACTACTTTCCAATAAATTGCCCCGTAATTATTAAAGATATGTGTAACATTTGTATTAGAAATATTGGATGCGATAAGCGTTTGTGGATTGTTGTTGGTATCTGCATATACATCATAGGTAACGGCATCGTTATCTTTATCTATAGCTGCATTCCATTTAAAATCAATTTTGAATCCTAGATTCTTAATTCCGTTAGCAGGAGTTAACAGATTACCTAATTCTGGAGTATCGTTTTGGTAATTTTCTATTCTAAACGAAGCTGTATTGGAGCTAACCCTTTCTCCTGTATACCCATCTATGGCATATATTTTCCAATAATATGTGGCATCATCATTTAATGGCATTGAAAAAGTATATGATGTATCAGTAACTATTGTAATAGGTTTAAAATTACCATTTCCTTCTTTTAGGCTAATAGCATAAGATACATCATCGCCATCTGCATCTATACTTTCTGACCACGAAATTGTTGGCTTAGTTATTAAATCTTGAGCCCCATTGACAGGTGATAATAAGGTAGGGACAGTTGGTAAAGTGTTTTCTCTTATAGTGGTAAATGAAAAAGTTTGACTGGGAAAAAAATCACCATGTTCGTTTTTGGCAATTATTTTCCAATAATATGTTGTGTTTTTAATTAATGCTGTATTAGCAAAAAGAATAGCTGTGGGATGGGGTTGCCCGTTAATATTAACAACACTTTCTGCAATAAATACATGGTCATTTATAGGACCATTAATTGATGGGTCTAAATCGCTTTTATATAGAACTGGAGTAGGCGTGGTTCCTAAATATAAATCGTAAGTAATTGCTCCGTTAGTATTATCCAAGGTACTCCATTCTAGCCTAAATTGGTCATAAGGTATATGGGTTTCTTGATTTTTCGGGATTATTAATTTAACATCTGTTGCTTTAACTGTTAATATTCCAAATAAAAAAGTAATGGTTATAAGTAGGTTGTTTTTCATTTTAGGGTTTGTAGTTAGAGTTTACTTGCTAAAGTGATACTGTATTAGTAGATATAAAAATACACATTTGGTTGCGTTAAATTTAGTACAATTTTTTAAAAAAAGAATGTGTATTTTTTGAATTAAAATGGATGGTTTTAATTCATAACATATTTGAATTATATGCTTTTCAAGAAAAGTTAAGATGATATGTCATTGTTTAGATTACTAGTTATAACCCTTAAAAACTTAACGTATATAGCCTTATTAGGTGTTTTTATTTAACTTTTGCAAAAATGATGTTGTTGCAACGTAAGGAAGTATTACGTATTATGAGCAACTATTTTTAAATAGGAAGTGATTTAATTTGACTTAATGTCTTTTTTGCTAATTCTATCTTTTCGGGGAACAATTCTTTTCCTTTAATATCTTTGGCAATACTACTTATCCTCTCTTTTGTCGTTTTAGACATAGAGAGCACTTTTGATGCTTTTAATATAGGTTTTTGTCGTTCCATAATTTATTAACTCGTTATACAAATTTAGCTTATTTTTTCTTAAAAACCAAAATGCCAATATATTCATTTTCAGGGGCGTATTCTGTTAAAGAACTTGTGTTTTCGCTAGTTAATCCAAAAAATGTATACTCTTTACTTAATTTAACTAAATTTCTGTCTAAATAGTATCTGTAGGTTTTAATTCTTCTGTTAAAATTTTTACAGACGTCATTGCAGTTCTTTTTACAATTAGTTTCACAAAGTTTTTTAAAATCGTCTTTACTATCGCTACCTTGTACCCAAATAGCGGCATCTTTGTTTTCTTTAAAGAATCTGGGAATTGTATTTAGAACAGTGCTAAACACTTTTCTCATATCGCCATTATTACTATTTGAATAATCAAAAATATTGCCATTGTCCTCATCGTAGTCTCCAAAGCCTAAATTATAGACTACTTTACCATTTTTTTTAGAAACGGGAGTATATTCGATGGCTTTAATTATCGATTTGTGCCCTTTACTTTCAAATAAGTACTGAATTTTTCTCGTTTTAGAATCTAGGAGTTCTGTTTTATAAGCAGGTATATTGTTCAATATTTGGAGGCTTTAATATTCAAAGGTAATACTTTTTTTACGTATTGCCATTCCTGCCTTTCGTCTACACTCAAGATAAACTTTGGTA includes:
- the purL gene encoding phosphoribosylformylglycinamidine synthase; protein product: MIHFFGNVTGKVFAVQTTKELSTETTSKLVWLFGNQPKIEQASLDAFFVGPRAAMITPWSTNAVEITQNMGISNIIRIEEFETVTEDFKDYDPMISEKFNGLDQNAFTIDIQPEPILDIEDIAAYNKQEGLSLSDEEVAYLEDVSKKIGRPLTDSEVFGFSQVNSEHCRHKIFNGTFIIDGEEKSTSLFKLIKETSKQHPNDIVSAYKDNVAFIKGPKVEQFAPKRADVPDYYTTEDFDSVISLKAETHNFPTTVEPFNGAATGSGGEIRDRLAGGKGSIPLAGTAVYMTSYSRLEENRPWEKAVEERDWLYQTPMDILIKASNGASDFGNKFGQPLICGSVLTFEHDESNDLASATLSQHDSENTDTERNRSDQDNTPRKLGFDKVIMQAGGIGYGKTEQALKDTPKTGDKIVILGGENYRIGMGGAAVSSADTGEFASGIELNAVQRSNPEMQKRAANAVRGMVESEENFIVSIHDHGAGGHLNCLSELVEDTGGKIDLDALPVGDPTLSDKEIIGNESQERMGLVIGEQHIETLHKIADRERSPMYTVGDVTGDDRFTFQSKTKGNKPMDLAMEDMFGSSPKTIMTDKTVNRKYSDVSYNSDNFYEYLDQVLQLEAVACKDWLTNKVDRCVGGKVAKQQCAGPLQLPLNNVGVMALDYKGKEGIATSIGHSPVSGLINPVAGSRNSITESLTNIIWAPLKDGLQSVSLSANWMWPCKNEGEDARLYEAVQAISEFAIDLGINVPTGKDSLSMKQKYPNEDVISPGTVIISAAANCNDISKIVEPVFNKNGGDIYYINLSQDNFKLGGSSFAQIVNKIGNETPNVKDAGYVKNVFNTIQDLIRDEKIVAGHDVASGGLITTLLELCFADVNLGAELDLSSLNEKDSFKILFAENSGIVIQAKDNSIESVLNAANIEFHNIGKVTESDTLSVINGADVFTMTVSRLRDVWYKTSFLLDQKQTANNLAEDRYNNYKNQPLQYTFPKHFTGKLADMSDRTQSRPIDTSLAETKRPKAAILREKGSNSEREMANAMYLAGFDVKDVHMTDLISGRETLEDIQFLGAVGGFSNSDVLGSAKGWAGAIKYNEKANKAIQNFFDRDDTLTVGICNGCQLFMELEEINPDHEIHGKMLHNDSHKHESSFTSVKIQENNSVMLSTLAGSTLGVWISHGEGKFDLPYTEDQYHIVAKYGYAEYPHNPNGSKFNTAMMCDKTGRHLVTMPHIERSTFQWNWANYPDGRKDEVSPWLEAFVNARLWIENK
- a CDS encoding SUMF1/EgtB/PvdO family nonheme iron enzyme, giving the protein MKNNLLITITFLFGILTVKATDVKLIIPKNQETHIPYDQFRLEWSTLDNTNGAITYDLYLGTTPTPVLYKSDLDPSINGPINDHVFIAESVVNINGQPHPTAILFANTALIKNTTYYWKIIAKNEHGDFFPSQTFSFTTIRENTLPTVPTLLSPVNGAQDLITKPTISWSESIDADGDDVSYAISLKEGNGNFKPITIVTDTSYTFSMPLNDDATYYWKIYAIDGYTGERVSSNTASFRIENYQNDTPELGNLLTPANGIKNLGFKIDFKWNAAIDKDNDAVTYDVYADTNNNPQTLIASNISNTNVTHIFNNYGAIYWKVVAKDSYGNTDTSAIYQFSCWENAPNISIDMIEVESGSFMMGQSDHTQIALGQNIDGSILYSDVTDENPAHLISLRDYQISKYEITNTQYVSFLNSIIDDVVVEFSENNTHRRLSFKYKRASLKGIPLCQVFDQTRDLNERKNIPYEPNFDAPIIWNGTSFELDPNYANHPVRWMYYTGVKYFAEWGGNYRLPSEAEWEFAALGGNHSNGYTYSGSNNLDDVAVRGAISTAPVGSLSANELEIYDMSGNVAEICEDIYNVNYYKNSPSNNPICTIPSYFGRVTRGEYYKLVYEAHFRIKKRFRLAYEQYMETSGIRLAKSKDYKVSGRVLDSHGDPLAGVIISGLPTQVITNANGEYNTTITGGWSGNITAYKMGYTSTNQAINLVNLYENSENNDITLALKPTEYNLSIYVTDGIKALSNSTVTIEGIDYITDANGKININNISTGHYNYTASTQGFEGASGTIVVNNNDVSKTITLFKTTLGIDIVDSDASDGVKIYPNPFNKALYVEYNGTATVSVYNVLGKLIKTEKIVHKLNLTINQKGMFYLIIRDKDNRVITKKAISK
- a CDS encoding DUF6934 family protein, which translates into the protein MNNIPAYKTELLDSKTRKIQYLFESKGHKSIIKAIEYTPVSKKNGKVVYNLGFGDYDEDNGNIFDYSNSNNGDMRKVFSTVLNTIPRFFKENKDAAIWVQGSDSKDDFKKLCETNCKKNCNDVCKNFNRRIKTYRYYLDRNLVKLSKEYTFFGLTSENTSSLTEYAPENEYIGILVFKKK